CTCATTAATTACAACTCAACAGtaagtatgaggtgtatgaatacacactATACAAAGCTAGCATATAACTAGTGACCAGTACACACCTATATCAACAAGTTATACTTACAGTCTCATACAGAATACTTGGTCTCTCACTCATTGCATTATGTTCCACCAAGTGCTGCGCAACCAATTTATATTGACAGTTTTCTGGGTCATTAATGTTCTTGGGATAAACATTGCGCAACACTTGAGTAAAAACTTCCCAGTTTTCCAAAACTATCtttttctgaaaataaaaaaaattatttagtgGCTGCAAATATAAATCCTAGCATGTCGTAAAAGACTAcctgttaaatatatacaaagtaggttggggtaaaatggtacatgttttATACCCTTTATTGTactatttgttagtaaacaaagaatagttatatatatttgttttgtttacttattACTGATAAATGCACTGTAAAAAATCCAAAGTAGGCCTGCGTACTCTAAGTTTGGCACTTATGACACATGCTGCATAGTTTGTATATAATTGAATTATACTTAAACTTCATAATTAAAACGACAACCCACCCCTGAGTTCCCCGTATACACCAGCGATGCACCGGCATCTAACAACCTTGTCACCACTGAAGCGTGACCATTTCTTGCAGCGAGGAACAGCGGGCTTTCACCTTTCTGTAATTCAATATTAACAAGTTAGGTTTTCATAGATTTTTCATAGattactaaatattttaatggcaAACAAAAAGACATGAAGACATTTTTGCAGCATTACcatttattgtaaatttttaaggtttaaatgtttaaaaaaatcgtaaaTATTAATTAGCCTATTTGGGTAAAACACATTAACTTCATATACAACACACACTTAAACACGTGTACCTGACATCTGTGGTGTATATCCGCATCTTTACTTAGCAGATAATCAATAACATGCAGATGTCCCTCATATGCTGCAATACACAAACCACTTGCTCCCTGCatgtaataatgtttattttaattggttaatttacaaattatataaataaaagacaTTACATTTCTGCTTACTTTTTTCGTTGTTACCTAAATGTTTAGGCCCTACACGATGCTACGTAATGATTAATTGATTATACAAACTAGATCCTACAATAAACTGCGTAATAGTTAACATCATTTTTTGTGCACCTGCtttctatatttgtttttacaaagcCTCGCTTATATAACCCTAGCCATCATGCCACATTGCCCCtagttataataatataaccacaatataacacaatataaataatataaccacattttgtttaatgtagtTAAAACACTTcttaatttatgttttctatcatttttttgcagtttctttTGCAAAATAGGTATTTAACTGCAACACAATGGGTAGCCTATACCTTTAGttggttgtttatttcatttccTTCCAAACACACAATGTTCAAGTCAATTCCATTTTCAACATGTTCCTTCACTTTAGATAAATTTCCAGCAAAACATTCTTCTAAAAATCGTTTCCCTTCTAAGctcatgttgttttaaatctaaaatattcATGAAAGTCAATGATAATTTCATGATAAACTGTAATGCATTTCCGTATTGAACCGTATATACGTAATACGccgtttaaaaacaaatttataacttaaaatttgttttattgacactttcaaaaaactttttaaaataataatttgcaaaaaaatcacaaataaaacaagcaGTTAGTGCTCCAATAACAATAAAAGCACAAACACATGTTATAATGCATCAGAATTAGTAAATAGTCGTTTGGAAAATAGTTCCGCATTTATACGCTTTGCAATAACAAACTATAAATATTACTATATTCTTGAAACACCTAAAATTTTATTCCCCAAAACacgaataaaaacaaacacatgaCCGTACAAGAGAGAACAGacacacaaacacaaacacacacattGCAACACACAAACACATTGTAACTATTAATGTATCGACATCGTTTCTCGAAAGATTTGTTATGGAACTGCTGAGTCAACACACGTGACGTCGCTCAACCGTGACGACGAAATCGTTTTGGTCGCGTTTTTCGCGTTTTCTATTGTCGAGTCATAATCAATCGTTTGTTCGCGGCGTATTGAATGGAAAAAGCACTCCAATGTTTTTTTGAGCGGTGGTGGAGTtttatactatattttttaaagttatgtataagttaatgtgtatttattatgtaattttgtattttaaatgtatttagtCGCCGGTCCGTGAtgcaaattacaaatatacGTTTTATTTCTAAGACCACTTAGTGTTACGAAGCATGTTGAAACTAGATCTACCAATACTAAAATATTGCTAAATCCTATTTTTAAGTTGAACTGTTTATCGAGGTaatacacaataataaaattataatttggtCCCTGAAAACATTTCCTTTGTTTTGGGGAAAGTTTTTGTGCAATACAACACATGAAACTTTTTAACCAATGTTTCGTCTGCTATATTGGGAAACTTCATTTGGGTAAAAAACATCCTATTTgtatttaatctattttcaATTCATTTCTGTAGATTTCTTTCAGGCTACTTTTGTTCTATTCAATccaatgtttcaaaataattcGACCCAAATCTCATCCCTCGGTTACCCCACTAGAGTGGATGACAGCGGGGTCTTCCCTCTCCCACCATGCAACAGCAAGCAACCTGGTATAGTTAACACTCTTCTGTACAATGGGTCAAAGTTCAAAGGTTATCAGAAGAGCAAAGGGAAGTCGTATGAGGTCGAAGTGACGTTACAAAACGTGGACCTGGATAACTCATATTTGTGCGGGTATCTGAAGATCAGCGGACTCACCGAAGAATTCCCGACAATGACGACTTTCTTCGATGCGGAGATAATTAGCGAGAGGTATCCGTTCCTCACGAGGAAGTGGGAAGCCGACGAAGAGGTCGATATCAAACATTGGAAAAAGTTTTCATCTTTTTATCTTTTCGCAAAAACTTTTAACGACGATAATTTCGATTATAACGAGTTAAAAAACAGTGATTATGTTTTCATGCGATGGAAGGAACATTTCTTGGTTCCGAACCATAAAATTGAGAATATTCATGGAGCGTCTTTCGCTGGATTCTATTACATTTGTTTCCAGAAGTCCACGGCCACCATTGaaggtttttattattatcgAACATCGGAAATGTTTCAGTCGTTGAATTTATGTCATTCTCGTGAGCCGACATCTGCTGTGTATATGTTTAGATAACATTTTTGTAGTTAATGTTTATAGCAGTTAATATGAGGTATTTcagttttgtattatatataaatatatcttgcACTGAGTATATTTTTAAGAATTGTGTATTTATGAAAGATTTGTTTGGATAATTTGCACCAGACATGTTTTGTAATCATTTCTTTAATCATGTGGAAACAGGGCTGGATATGGAAGACTAGATcttttgcaacaaaaagttaattcaggaaaatgaaatttattgcTATCTGGGTTTAAATTGTCATATTTACCAAACGAAATTCGggttaatttaattattttgaacaTTACTTAGTTCAACTAGCATACCACTGAGGTCCAGCCCTGTTATTTGTAGAAGCATGAAATTGTTCAATGTTGTTCTTAAACTGGTGCAGTCAATTTAACTTTGTTCACTTTTTTGAAGTATTTACTTCATAAAACAGTTCAAACTTATAATTAATGGTGGAAAAAATAACCTTTTTTCATTGAATTCAATCGATTTCAGTAATTTGAAATAACATTTCATAACTATCCGGTAAAATCtacataaaaatttatatatgaatgaaaaatgcttaaaatatttgctttcTTTGATTTATTGAACATTTACTGAGCAACTAACATATCAACTTCTGCTTTGTATTTTGAACGTTTCTtttcatattatattatttcaacattttcGCAATATTATATCCAggcatagatatcatatacaaTGTCGTTAGCTGACGAGCTCCTAGCGGATCTTGAAGATGCGGGAATCGATGAGGATGCGGTTGTCGATGACAATGGGGAGGGGGACGGGATTGACGATATAGAAGATGTAGGTGTCTCCATGGACACGGGGCAAGATAGTATTGATCCTAACAGTATACACAGTGTTGCAAGGTAAAATTGTGCATTAGATTTTATCCAAATGCTACATATTGCACAGTTTACCAATCTAATACATTACCATCGGCACTACTTTTTTCATTGTCCTATAATTCGTATACTCtgttaatgaccactgggttggagcatcgAACATTGATTCCAGTACCCTCTTGTAACAATACAAGCACTTTAGCCACTGAGCCAGGCCTAATGCTTTGCATGGTATGCACGCCTAACCACGGAGCAACAGCCTCTATCCCAGTACCCTTTGGTCATGATGCCAGCACCTAACCACCAACGCACACTTGACACTTATCTTTCCCACCAGATTAAGCAGCACCGATCAATTCAAGCGAGTGGTTCAAGGTATTGAAGATTATTGCAATAAACCCCAATCATCAGTAGCTGCGGGGATCATTGAATCCAACCCAGAGTACAAGCTGATCGTGGAATCAAATAACTTGACTATGGAGATCGATAATGAAGTGAATATTATACACAAGTTTACCAGGTTTGTGTGCTTTTATGAGACGTCTATAAAATTAGCACATTGGAATTGTATTctaagttatttaaataatattttaatggaAAAGAGGAAAAAATTTGACTTTATTAATCTAATAGACTTggtcaaaaatttaaactttttccaaAAGCGTTTCTTGATTTGTgttgcatttaaataaatctttgtatataaataacaaagaacacaaagtaacattttattacCTATCACATTTTCACATATTAGGGCTAACATGCTTTTATGCGCTAAGGTGATGCAaacctattttataaatgcagtGTTGACTTTTGACTTATCTAACTTTCCTTTGCAGGGATTATTATTCCAAGAGGTTCCCTGAATTAGACTCCTTGGTACCAACACCCCTTGAATATATAAGAACCGTGAAAGAACTTGGAAACGAtttagaaaaatacaaaaacaatgaAGTATTGCAACAGGTTAGTCTGTTTGTGTGTTATGTCTTCAGATGAAAGTTTCTCGACCTATCATGGTTCGTGGTCCCTTTCAAAGACACTCAGGCCCCCTGCTTCATTAATAAGATAACCTAGACTTGAAACTTACGCCACCGGTTTTCATGGTGTGGCTTAAGGtcatatatagaatatagatTACACATTCTATATAAGTGAGGTCACTGCTACGCCAAATGACCTCCCCTCCCCCCAGTATATGCACTTTTCATGAGGTCATAAGCCAAGGCATGCAATGGGAATATAAACCAAAGTTGACCATTACCTACATTAATAACATTCTTTACCATCCAGGTAATGTCGAATGCCACCATCATGGTGATCAGTGTAACAGCTTCCACCACACAAGGCAAACTACTCAGTGAGGAGGAATTGAACAGAGTGTTTGAAGCTTGTACAATGGCTGAAGAACTCATGTCTGCAAAGTTAAAGATATTGACGTATGTTGAATCTAGGATGGCATTCATTGCTCCTAATCTCACAGCTATTATAGGTAAGTTAATACATTAGGAATCTTTTATTGGGTTACTTAACCATAagaaaagatatttaaatcaaCGTGGCTACTTTTATATCTAGGCTTGTGTATTTTTCGGAAttgtatttgtaaaacttaaaacaccTTTGTGAAAGGTgtaactttaggggttcacaGACAACATTGAAACAAGGGCAGACATTCGTTGTGGCATTCGATGTGGAGTAGGTTTTACTTTGCTGTTATGTGCCTATGCAAACGATTGCTTTTACCACATCCATCAATGCGCTTGAACACATCATATCTTTTAATTCATAAATGCAagatatccatcttaccctacttggaataaaatgattgttttgaGTACCCCAAATAAGCTAAAAATGAACTATTTACACATCGTATATAGAGATACCACATACTCAAgacatccatcttacccccaggTTCATCAGTAGCAGCTCAACTAATGGGTGTAGCGGGTGGGTTGGTGGCATTAACAAAGATGCCCGCATGTAATGTTATGCTGCTTGGGTCTCAAAAACGAACTTTGGCTGGGTTTTCAAGCACTGCCATAAGCCCACATACAGGTATGGTGTGTTAGGTgtttagtttcataattcttttataacaacagtggaaaaacaaaattgttaagggaaaactaactttaattaatattttccaatttaataatttttaacttagTGTTTGACTGTttttgaaacaatatttttttgcaattgcTTATCAAAACAAGCACATCtctgtgtttataaattagGAATAGAATATACTTAGGTTTCATCTACCTTAGCCAGATGGTTCAATCAATTACTGTTATGTGCCTGCTTAACAGTAatgctgtttaaaaaagtagGATTTATTAGCTTGTCCACACACTGCAACActgagtggcaaccatggacaTAAACAACCAACCACAAACACACAATATACTTAGGTTTCATCTACCACAGTGAGATGGTTCAATCAATGCCGGCCGATCTTAGAAGGAAAGCAGCGAGGCTTGTGTCTGCTAAGGTGAGAATTAATGTACATGTGTTTAAGGTTTATACATGGCTGTGTGCATAGGCATCATACTTATGACAGGAGCGCATATTATTGCTCTTGTACCCAAACATATTATTATAGGGGATCCTCTAGATNNNNNNNNNNNNNNNNNNNNNNNNNNNNNNNNNNNNNNNNNNNNNNNNNNGTGTAGTAAATTGTGTAAGGATAGGATATAGGGATTCTGTCAGAGAATACATTTCATTTATGTGGNTTTATAGGNTTTTGCGGATGCAATATTATACTCTTcatatgtttttctttttataaaccatattgcATCAAgtctatttaatttatattgttaaagtcctacagtgaggcatgccagcTAATTAAACTGTTAGAATTCCCCCAATCATTTCTTTGcactttttcaatatttagttAATTATAACTGTTCATTTTTGacatatttattaactttCAGTTTGGGGTTGATGCCGTTcacatatttattatacaacggggttacatatatattgtttctataacACACAGGTGGACAACAAAACTCAAGTTCGAATCTCGAAGACTTTACAAACAAAGATCCAGCGAGCGAACCGCGCTGGGTCGACTACGTCGGTCACATGGGGTGGAAAGTCAACCGTGCGCGACAGAGGTTCGGGGATCGCATCATCTGTCGCGTTTACCCCATTGAAAGGTAAGAAACGTTATTGTTGTGATGATGTTATGAGTGTTCATTGAATAATATGGCTTAGTTGggggtcactgatgggttgtctagAATATGACTAGACAACCCATCGCTTGTGACCCATTTTATCTCCCAAAATTTTCCCCGTCCATTCACAGttaatagtataatatatgaagtactttgtgtaaaattgaTGAACTCTCGGTGACCCCTGAAGATCGTACCGTAACTCCCATTTTGAGAAGCCCTAGTTTAAACTGTCAGCTGTATAAAAATACCCAGAAAGttacatgtggtaacttatagtAAGACACCCTTGTTAGAACAACTGTCATTACCTATGccaagataaataagtcacattcattcacgTATTGCATGGTTTAGTCAAATTCTTAATTGTTcatattcattcattgttttattgcaCCAGGAATTGAGATTGTGAATCCCAACGCTGCTGAGAAGAAACAAGAAGAAGAGGACGGTTGCAGCACTTACTTCTCTAACACTGCTTCctttgttaaacttaaaccAAGGAATGTACCGAGTGCTTGAAGGGTCTCAGCATATGAATATCTTTCATTGGTTGTAAACTGGATATTGCAACCTTTAGGCAACCTGTGCTAAACCACTAGGGTACAACTCTCTAAATCCCTATGTTGCGTAAGAGTGGGTCACTGTTTAATTCGGCTGCATTCTAGATTGGTTTATCTTTTAACTGCTaacgtaaaagttaaaatcattttgtaAGTGTGCTGGTTGCGTACTGTCACTTATTATTTGAATTTGTACCAACGTAAGCCATCGGGCTCGCTATGTGTTTTATACTGAatcatttgaaataaaactggATAAGTTGCTTAATGCGTTGTACTAGTAGCTTTAGAAAGTGTCAttttaacatacattttttgtaatacaatagacacacatgatgtattcatatacctcatgctcactgtcgagttataacatgggttccttcttatacaccagatacacatggtgtattcatacacttcatgctcactgtcgagttataacatgggtgtcttcttatacaccagacacacatggtgtattcatacacttcatgctcactgttgagttataagcTAAGGAGTTTTATTACACACcgatcagacacacatgttgtatttagCAAGTATCAATTCATGAAACGCCTTTCCTGTGTACATAGTGTACACAGACAATACAGAGACGCTAGGACACTAGCCATGTACGACGCTATAGTAGTAGGCGCTGGAGTAATAGGTTCTTGGACTGCTTTACACTTGGCGAAAAAGGGTAGAAAAGTTCTGCTTTTGGAACAGGTTAGTTTAATTTGATCTATCCATGTTATTGGATTAAACATTACCCCGTTTTAAATGATGCTAACTACTAATACAGACTATACAGTACAACTGGTCTTGCTGGTGCAACAGCGAAATATTTAACTGGCGCTTATTCCCGAACCTTTTATGTATAGTGTGTTTTTAACGAATGCCGTTTTGCTGTCAATTCCGTTCTTTTCTTTTACCTTTTTCGAAGAGATATCATTCTTTACATTCACACAGTACCAACGCTCCCACACACGCGGTAGCTCGCACGGCCAATCCAGAATCATACGAAAGCTTTACGTCGACCAACACCATGCACAGCTAATGGACGAAGCTTACCAACTATGGAACGAGCTACAAACTTCAAGCGGGATCGACTTTTTCAAGTAATTGGAAAAAACTTGCCCGTTCAATATTATGATCAAGTTtattaccaatattttttcctaaacaacaaatacgcCAGCACTGTACAGCATTTCATAGCAAGATATGTTTGCATACACTCTGCGGCATAGTTTTGCaaacttttgtaattttacGTCACAAAAGACGTCATATTCTAGatttattgttacgtaaaaagGACTTAATTATGACATTTCAGGATAAACGGCCACATTGCTGTTTGTAAAAAGTCAGTCGGGAAGATTAAGAAATTGGTTGCAAGTTGTGAAAAACATGGAATCGAACATAAAGTTTTGGACGGATCTCACGTGAACGCAGAATTCCCGGGGTTGAAATTTAACGACGATTTTGAGGTCAGAACTTTGTCTAGTGTGGTTACTAGTGAATATTAATTGTAATTTAGTTTTTCTGCAAatcaaaaatactttgtgtGCAAAGATATGGTATTGTTAAATTGTATGTAGGCCCTACTAATTTGTGTGTAAGTTTGTTCCTGTTAATTTTTGCTTACTTGAATATTGATTACGCACAATATTGATTATAGTTTTGTACATAAACATATGATAATACTAGTTTCTGTGTAAATGTATAACATTTCTTGTTTCTAGGCAGTTTATGAACAAACTGGTGGTGTACTTAATGCTGATAAATGTCTACGAGCAATTCAGGTATATTTGTTGTCTGGTATGAGTTGTGAAACACTATATCAATATTGCTGTATGGttatctgtgttataactttaccataaggtgtatgaatacaccatgtgtgtctggtgtttcagaagacaaccatgttataactcgacagtgagcatgaggtgtataaatacaccaNNNNNNNNNNNNNNNNNNNNNNNNNNNNNNNNNNNNNNNNNNNNNNNNNNNNNNNNNNNNNNNNNNNNNNNNNNNNNNNNNNNNNNNNNNNNNNNNNNNNNNNNNNNNNNNNNNNNNNNNNNNNNTTAATATCAAGCTAGCccttgtttaaataaaggtaaatttggttgctttgttttgtttgaagtATTTGCATTCCTTATAAGTATAACCCTAACGCACTTGTGTTCCTAAATACGGTTTGGACCATTTTTATGTAGATGATGTGGCACAAATATGCAACACCTGCAAAaccatttttacatttttttctaataagcCTTTTCTATGGCACATTAGTTCACTACAGACATGGCAAGAGACTGCATTCATTTAAGTAACCTTTTGAGTATTACACCAATGTGTTGttcttgttttctttttcaattAAACCCACTTTCCACCCAGACATGCAAGGTACAAGTGACATACTGGAAAGAGAAAGttccaaatatttattcaaagttCCCAAGCCTTATTTACTACAAGGTTGATTCCGTATCTATGTATGGACTCCCCTGTGAAGCTTACCCTGGGTATTTTAAGGTGGGTAATAAATCTGGAAGTGTAAgtcattgttttaatgtgtttcaATTCTAAGctagtgtattcatatacaatTCACGGTAAAAAATTGCAAACTATTAAGTTAAACTATAGTCACTCCTCACTCATAACCCTGTCTATGTACCTAGTAAGTAAGAGCACGACATTCACACAGCCCTATATATTTTGTAGCTAGCAGATATCTAAGTTTATATTGCTTTACAACAAATGCCTGGTTAGATATAAATATGtagtgttaaaattaaaatgattgtCATGCCGTAGTACTGGGGTTACCATACTCTGTTCGTAATCAGAAGaaatgaactttttaaaacattgagAAGCATTTAATTTAGTGTAAAATCATATTCAGAACTGATGTTGTTCATTTAATTTATCATAACTatttgtttgcttttaatgttctaaatttttacttgttttgtaaattcatTTCTAAGTAAAATTAGTTTTCCCTTTTAGTTTTGCTTCCATTATCACTTTGTTGTTGATCCTGATGATGAAGAAGATTTGGAGAAACATTCATCAAGGGAAGAGGCAAAGATGGGGATGGAAGAAATAACTGAAGTTGTGAAGAATCAACTTCCATATTTGGTCCCAGAGCCCAAAGTAATGGAGCCTTGTATGTTAACTGTGAGTATTGTTTGGTATATTGATGTTATTGGCTTAGTTGTTGGAGCGATCACATCTTAACAATAGGATACCCAAATGAGGCGTGATCTTGGGCgagaaatatatattgcagTAGCTCAAATCATTTGCCAAAATTGATTATCATTTACAACACAGATGGTGTGTTTTATAGGGCAGatattatgtaacttataacaGGGCTCTAGGCGTATAAAGCTGCCACTTGGTGTGTAATAGatcaaccatgttataacNNNNNNNNNNNNNNNNNNNNNNNNNNNNNNNNNNNNNNNNNNNNNNNNNNNNNNNNNNNNNNNNNNNNNNNNNNNNNNNNNNNNNTCAGGTAAgtggaatttaaatatttgtggaATGTATCTTATGGTTGGTGTCACCTTAACTAATGTTAGGTATGGTGTTTATATTGTGAAGTTATTAAGGTCAAACATGGGTGGGCATTTTAAGTTGCATGTGTTAGAATGagtttgaatttaaaccaaagttatAAATAGACAGAAGTTGAATGAACTGTATGactataaataaacacaatatgaataaattgTGATGGAATCGGGCAAAACGCCTCAAGATGTTGTGTTGAATGTAGTCTGTTAAACCCCAAAGTGTTGTGTGTTTGAATATATGACTTgtacctgaaaaaaaaaatcgtttttgaAATCCATGAAAGGATCGGTTTTGAAATCCTTATGTGTTTTTTGCACAGTTATACTTCGACAACGGACAGTTTCGAGTTGACTAAACGTCTGTGTATTTACGTCAtacatacgtcataatgacgtcactgttTCGCAGGTCACGGTTTCAAAACTGCACCAATTGTAGGAAAGATCCTATCTGAGTTTGCGGATGACGTAACACCGAGTTACGCGgttcattattacgtcatagatcGCTTTCATACATAAATTAATCAGTGCAGCTGactgcaatatattttaataattctgttttatatactacGTAAATCGGGAAAATCAGCGGTACAAATTAATGCATCGGCtatctactatataattacCATTTAAACTTAGGTCTGTTCGTAGCTAtaaatttgctttaaatatCTACTTGACAATATACAATAAACATCTATACTGCTTCCATACTTTCTCTTTCaacctatttaaaataacaccaaTTCCATCCAAGTAAAAGCAGAAAAGTTAGCTTCTCAATATGCACGAGTCGTATCTTACTTTCTTTCTGGTCGAAAGTTATACAAACCTTGGCGctgtacataatatatttttcttccaGTAGTTTCGCGTTCTAAACGCGAAAAATATAGGTTACATAGCAGTTGAGTGCTGTGtgtcaatttaatttattttgcgaAATATAACTACATGTGCAATGCCACCGAATTACTCATACAATGACTAAAACTATGAataacaaaaagttacaaaatagaCAAGCTTCGATTACAACATTTGTAGACCAATAATAAAGacgtgttttacttttatagaGACGACATAATAGTGTACGAACGACGCGATTTCAACGTACAAATAATACTATCATGTATATTacacttttattatttactgtATATCACCAATTCGGTGAACTACATTTCatcgattacagtagcgaagatttgaaaatgaaaaataaacaggatgtacaaacaaaacgacagacattaaaacacgcttacggttaaaaacatatttatttttaattggtcaaaagaagcgtggtcgctactcAGCTAGCAGACATGTACAGCGAGccattcaaataaatttaagaGCACTTGTAATGGGTAATGAGACTTGTAATGTAATGGGAAAAATATTCACAAGACATGACCTGTACAATGGTGGAGCAGGCTTTAAAGAAGTGTGTTTCAAATATTGGATcatgatggaaaaacaaaattaacaaaatatgaatgtTACACATACGTTAACATTGAGAACAGGATTGATCAAGACGTGAACCCGCTAAAGCTCCAACAACGGAGCCATGGCGTGATTGGAACATGCTAAATCATATACTTCGTATTGTTGTTGTGTTCTTTACAGTTTACACGACCGGTGCTTTAGTGT
This DNA window, taken from Ciona intestinalis unplaced genomic scaffold, KH HT000157.2, whole genome shotgun sequence, encodes the following:
- the LOC100179462 gene encoding glucose-induced degradation protein 4 homolog translates to MFQNNSTQISSLGYPTRVDDSGVFPLPPCNSKQPGIVNTLLYNGSKFKGYQKSKGKSYEVEVTLQNVDLDNSYLCGYLKISGLTEEFPTMTTFFDAEIISERYPFLTRKWEADEEVDIKHWKKFSSFYLFAKTFNDDNFDYNELKNSDYVFMRWKEHFLVPNHKIENIHGASFAGFYYICFQKSTATIEGFYYYRTSEMFQSLNLCHSREPTSAVYMFR
- the LOC100181728 gene encoding U4/U6 small nuclear ribonucleoprotein Prp31 (The sequence of the model RefSeq protein was modified relative to this genomic sequence to represent the inferred CDS: added 419 bases not found in genome assembly), giving the protein MSLADELLADLEDAGIDEDAVVDDNGEGDGIDDIEDVGVSMDTGQDSIDPNSIHSVARLSSTDQFKRVVQGIEDYCNKPQSSVAAGIIESNPEYKLIVESNNLTMEIDNEVNIIHKFTRDYYSKRFPELDSLVPTPLEYIRTVKELGNDLEKYKNNEVLQQVMSNATIMVISVTASTTQGKLLSEEELNRVFEACTMAEELMSAKLKILTYVESRMAFIAPNLTAIIGSSVAAQLMGVAGGLVALTKMPACNVMLLGSQKRTLAGFSSTAISPHTGFIYHSEMVQSMPADLRRKAARLVSAKITLAARVDSFHETPDGSTGFEFAQEIKAKFEKWQEPPPVKQIKALPAPIDPARKRRGGRRYRKMKERLGMTEMHKQANRLNFAEIEEDAYQDSIGYSLGQLGKSGSGRIRAAQVDNKTQVRISKTLQTKIQRANRAGSTTSVTWGGKSTVRDRGSGIASSVAFTPLKGIEIVNPNAAEKKQEEEDGCSTYFSNTASFVKLKPRNVPSA
- the LOC108950437 gene encoding peroxisomal sarcosine oxidase-like; protein product: MKRLSCVHSVHRQYRDARTLAMYDAIVVGAGVIGSWTALHLAKKGRKVLLLEQYQRSHTRGSSHGQSRIIRKLYVDQHHAQLMDEAYQLWNELQTSSGIDFFKINGHIAVCKKSVGKIKKLVASCEKHGIEHKVLDGSHVNAEFPGLKFNDDFEAVYEQTGGVLNADKCLRAIQVYLLSGMSCETLYQYCCMVICVITLP
- the LOC113475207 gene encoding peroxisomal sarcosine oxidase-like — protein: MARDCIHLSNLLSITPMCCSCFLFQLNPLSTQTCKVQVTYWKEKVPNIYSKFPSLIYYKVDSVSMYGLPCEAYPGYFKFCFHYHFVVDPDDEEDLEKHSSREEAKMGMEEITEVVKNQLPYLVPEPKVMEPCMLTVSIVWYIDVIGLVVGAITS